The Salmo salar chromosome ssa06, Ssal_v3.1, whole genome shotgun sequence genome window below encodes:
- the LOC106607613 gene encoding serine protease 27-like, with product MITCFISAFFLLLFLYFEGFVCSSMSCLSSVCLLQCVVLILSTKIVGSQDAVAGIWQWQASLHRQSSHFYGGSFINKEWVLTAAYCFSRLASTPFILSTSTSGLLVYLGRQNQQSINSNEVSQTVSQIIRHPNYNSATNDNDICLLKLSSSVPFTDYIQPVCLAAVGSTYYTGTTSWVTGWGDINSGVEF from the exons ATGATTACATGCTTCATATCGGCTTTTTTCTTGTTGCTCTTTTTATACTTTGAGGGATTTGTGTGCTCTAGCATgagctgtctctcctctgtctgtcttctccagTGTGTGGTACTGATTCTCTCAACAAAGATTGTGGGGAGTCAGGATGCAGTTGCAGGGATCTGGCAGTGGCAGGCCAGTCTGCACAGACAGAGCAGCCATTTTTATGGAGGCTCCTTTATCAACAAAGAGTGGGTCCTGACTGCTGCTTATTGCTTCTCCAGA TTAGCATCAACTCCCTTCATTCTCAGCACCAGCACGTCCGGCCTGCTTGTCTACCTGGGCCGGCAGAATCAGCAAAGCATCAACTCCAACGAGGTATCCCAAACAGTCTCTCAGATCATCCGCCACCCGAACTACAACAGTGCAACCAACGACAATGACATATGTTTGCTGAAGCTCTCGTCATCCGTCCCCTTCACTGACTACATCCAGCCGGTCTGCCTGGCAGCAGTGGGCAGCACCTACTACACTGGCACTACTAGCTGGGTCACCGGATGGGGCGATATCAATAGTGGGGTTGAGTTCTGA
- the prs27 gene encoding serine protease 27 isoform X1: MESGWALCAVVVALTCMGKGGHSQANVCGIASLNTKIVGGQDAVAGSWPWQASLHNSNSHFCGGSLINKEWVLTAAHCFPSTSTSGLLVYLGRQNQQSINSNEVSQMVSQIIRHPNYDSTTSDNDICLLKLSSPVTFTDYIQPVCLAAVDSTYYTGTTSWVTGWGNINSDVPLPSPGTLQEVTVPVVGNRECSCLYTGFSSITNNMICAGLLSGGRDSCQGDSGGPMVSEQGQVWIQSGVVSFGQGCAAANFPGVYTRVSQYQTWINSQISTDQPGFVTFSSSGTDSDLNVTCNALSTGTTLVSLSPILFSLYLF, from the exons ATGGAGTCGGGGTGGGCATTGTGTGCTGTTGTAGTAGCGTTGACCTGCATGGGAAAAG gtggtCATTCACAGGCAAATG TGTGTGGCATTGCTTCTCTCAACACAAAGATTGTTGGGGGTCAGGATGCAGTTGCAGGGAGCTGGCCATGGCAGGCCAGTCTGCACAACTCCAACAGCCATTTTTGTGGAGGCTCCCTTATCAACAAAGAGTGGGTGCTGACTGCAGCTCACTGCTTCCCCAG TACCAGCACGTCCGGCCTGCTTGTCTACCTGGGCCGGCAGAATCAGCAAAGCATCAACTCCAACGAGGTATCCCAAATGGTCTCTCAGATCATCCGCCACCCGAACTACGACAGTACAACCAGCGACAATGACATATGTTTGCTGAAGCTCTCATCACCCGTCACCTTCACTGACTACATCCAGCCGGTCTGCCTGGCAGCAGTGGACAGCACCTACTACACTGGCACTACTAGCTGGGTCACTGGATGGGGCAATATCAATAGTGATG tgCCCCTTCCCTCACCCGGGACCCTACAGGAGGTGACTGTGCCAGTAGTGGGGAACAGGGAGTGTAGCTGTCTCTATACTGGATTTAGTTCAATCACAAACAACATGATCTGTGCTGGTCTACTGAGCGGAGGACGAGATTCCTGTCAG GGGGACTCCGGGGGGCCAATGGTGAGCGAACAGGGTCAGGTCTGGATCCAGTCTGGGGTTGTGAGTTTCGGACAAGGCTGTGCCGCAGCAAATTTCCCAGGAGTGTACACCAGAGTGTCCCAGTACCAGACCTGGATCAACAGCCAGATCAGCACTGACCAGCCAGGCTTTGTCACCTTCTCCTCCAGTGGGACTGACTCTGACCTCAATGTCACCTGTAATGCACTGTCCACTGGGACcacactcgtctccctctctcctattctcttctctctctatctcttctaa
- the prs27 gene encoding Serine protease 27 (The RefSeq protein has 3 substitutions, 1 frameshift compared to this genomic sequence), with the protein MAGQSAQLQQPFLWRLPYQQRVGADCRSLLVYLGRQNQQSINSNEVSQMVSQIIRHPNYDSTTSDDDICLLKLSSPVTFTDYIQPVCLAAVDSTYYTGTTSWVTGWGNINSDVPLPSPGTLQEVTVPVVGNRECSCLYTGFSSITNNMICAGLLSGGRDSCQGDSGGPMVSEQGQVWIQSGVVSFGQGCAAANFPGVYTRVSQYQTWINSQISTDQPGFVTFSSSGTDSDLNVTCNALSTGHHTLLPLSYSLLSLSLLIEETLKVDA; encoded by the exons ATGGCAGGCCAGTCTGCACAACTCCAACAGCCATTTTTGTGGAGGCTCCCTTATCAACAAAGAGTGGGTGCTGACTGCAGCTCA CTGCTTGTCTACCTGGGCCGGCAGAATCAGCAAAGCATCAACTCCAACGAGGTATCCCAAATGGTCTCTCAGATCATCCGCCACCCGAACTACGACAGTACAACCAGCGACAATGACATATGTTTGCTGAAGCTCTCATCACCCGTCACCTTCACTGACTACATCCAGCCGGTCTGCCTGGCAGCAGTGGACAGCACCTACTACACTGGCACTACTAGCTGGGTCACTGGATGGGGCAATATCAATAGTGATG tgCCCCTTCCCTCACCCGGGACCCTACAGGAGGTGACTGTGCCAGTAGTGGGGAACAGGGAGTGTAGCTGTCTCTATACTGGATTTAGTTCAATCACAAACAACATGATCTGTGCTGGTCTACTGAGCGGAGGACGAGATTCCTGTCAG GGGGACTCCGGGGGGCCAATGGTGAGCGAACAGGGTCAGGTCTGGATCCAGTCTGGGGTTGTGAGTTTCGGACAAGGCTGTGCCGCAGCAAATTTCCCAGGAGTGTACACCAGAGTGTCCCAGTACCAGACCTGGATCAACAGCCAGATCAGCACTGACCAGCCAGGCTTTGTCACCTTCTCCTCCAGTGGGACTGACTCTGACCTCAATGTCACCTGTAATGCACTGTCCACTG ACcacactcgtctccctctctcctattctcttctctctctatctcttctaaTAGAGGAGACACTAAAAGTGGATGCTTAA
- the LOC106607731 gene encoding heparan sulfate glucosamine 3-O-sulfotransferase 5, whose translation MLFKQQALLRQKLFVLGSLAIGSLLYLVARVGSLDRLQPICPIESRLGPPHLPEQIPLRTLQYKRGLLHELRKGNATKEQIRLHNLVQQLPRAIIIGVRKGGTRALLEMLNLHPAVVKASQEIHFFDNDQNYARGIDWYREKMPFSFPHQITIEKSPAYFITEEVPERIFKMNSSIKLLIIVREPTTRAVSDYTQVLEGKERKNKTYHKFEKLAIDGNTCEVNTKYKAVRTSIYTKHLERWLKYFPVEQFHIVDGDRLITDPLPELQLVERFLNLPSRISHYNLYFNATRGFYCLRFNIVFNKCLAGSKGRIHPEVDPSVVAKLRKFFHPFNQKFYQITGRTFNWP comes from the exons ATGCTATTCAAACAGCAGGCGTTGCTGAGACAGAAGCTCTTTGTGCTGGGCAGCCTTGCTATCGGGAGTCTCCTCTATCTAGTGGCCAGGGTTGGGAGCTTGGATAG GCTGCAGCCTATTTGCCCCATAGAGAGCAGACTGGGCCCTCCTCACCTGCCGGAGCAGATCCCTCTCCGGACCCTGCAGTATAAGCGTGGTCTGCTCCACGAGCTCCGCAAGGGCAATGCCACCAAAGAGCAGATCCGCCTGCACAACCTGGTTCAGCAGCTGCCCCGGGCCATCATTATCGGGGTGCGCAAGGGGGGCACGCGCGCACTGCTGGAGATGCTCAACCTGCACCCGGCGGTGGTCAAGGCCTCGCAGGAGATCCACTTCTTTGACAACGACCAGAACTACGCCCGGGGCATCGACTGGTACCGGGAGAAGATGcccttctccttcccccatcaGATCACCATTGAGAAGAGCCCCGCCTACTTCATCACAGAGGAGGTCCCCGAACGCATCTTCAAGATGAACTCCTCCATCAAGCTGCTGATCATCGTGCGCGAGCCCACCACCAGAGCTGTGTCAGACTACACACAGGTGCTGGAGGGCAAGGAGCGCAAGAACAAGACCTACCACAAGTTTGAGAAGCTGGCCATTGACGGAAACACGTGTGAGGTGAACACAAAGTATAAGGCGGTACGGACCAGCATTTACACCAAGCACTTGGAGCGCTGGCTGAAGTACTTCCCCGTGGAACAATTCCACATTGTGGACGGGGACCGTCTGATCACGGACCCGTTGCCGGAGCTGCAGCTCGTCGAGCGCTTCCTCAACCTCCCGTCCAGGATCAGCCACtataatctgtacttcaatgccaCCAGGGGATTCTACTGCCTGCGATTTAACATTGTCTTCAACAAGTGCCTGGCAGGCAGCAAGGGGCGCATCCACCCTGAGGTGGACCCTTCGGTCGTGGCCAAATTGAGGAAGTTCTTCCACCCCTTCAATCAGAAGTTTTATCAGATCACTGGCAGGACATTCAACTGGCCCTGA